In Schistocerca gregaria isolate iqSchGreg1 unplaced genomic scaffold, iqSchGreg1.2 ptg000953l, whole genome shotgun sequence, a single window of DNA contains:
- the LOC126325973 gene encoding ankyrin repeat domain-containing protein 23-like: protein MIQMADDGMVEEVERLLMLGANVEAKEERYGWTALHPASIDGHLGVVQCLLRYGADVGARDSEGRTPLHWAARYGQLEVLEYLLENGADVQAKDVEGQTPVHWAAKNGSLGALEVLLESVVGAEDNNDDTPLHLAATWGYTEAALLLVRFGADLGAEGQEGLTPQQRAERWGHEGTAAALLAAASQTGVQQMSVD, encoded by the coding sequence ATGATCCAGATGGCAGATGACGGGATGGTGGAAGAGGTGGAGAGGCTGCTGATGTTAGGGGCGAACGTGGAGGCGAAGGAAGAGAGGTATGGCTGGACAGCCCTTCACCCTGCATCAATCGACGGACACTTGGGCGTGGTGCAGTGTCTGCTGAGGTACGGAGCGGATGTGGGAGCGAGAGACAGCGAAGGGCGGACGCCACTGCACTGGGCCGCGAGGTACGGACAATTGGAGGTGCTGGAGTATCTGCTGGAGAACGGGGCGGATGTGCAGGCGAAGGACGTCGAAGGCCAGACGCCAGTACACTGGGCAGCAAAGAATGGCAGTTTGGGGGCGCTGGAGGTCCTGCTGGAGAGTGTGGTAGGCGCCGAGGACAACAATGACGACACCCCTCTCCACTTGGCCGCAACCTGGGGCTACACAGAAGCGGCGCTGCTACTGGTGAGGTTCGGTGCTGACCTGGGTGCCGAAGGCCAGGAGGGGCTGACGCCGCAGCAGAGGGCCGAACGCTGGGGCCACGAAGGCACGGCAGCTGCACTGCTGGCAGCAGCCTCCCAGACTGGAGTCCAGCAAATGTCTGTGGACTAA